A stretch of the Porites lutea chromosome 12, jaPorLute2.1, whole genome shotgun sequence genome encodes the following:
- the LOC140921164 gene encoding NADH dehydrogenase [ubiquinone] 1 alpha subcomplex subunit 11-like — protein MAGHGSPKFNEPWMDELDGENCIQRTVSFAVQGALVGGFSGAAVSALKIPDPKPTPLILQSLIMMKNHSLLLGGAAGLFALTTCTSAALREKDDPGNWALGGLASGALFGLRRSSWQVGCAMASALAVGGAIAKYTGAYKHPFRTDRVFL, from the exons ATGGCAGGGCATGGATCCCCAAAATTTAACGAACCATGGATGGATGAGCTCGATGGAGAAAACTGTATACAGAGAACTGTAAGTTTTGCCGTGCAAGGGGCGCTAGTAG GTGGTTTCTCTGGTGCAGCAGTATCAGCTTTGAAGATTCCAGATCCTAAACCAACACCTCTTATTCTTCAGTCGCTGATTATGATGAAGAACCATTCACTTCTTCTAG GTGGAGCTGCTGGCCTGTTTGCACTCACAACTTGCACTTCTGCTGCTTTGAGAGAGAAAGATGACCCCGGTAACTGGGCCTTGGGTGGCTTAGCAAGTGGAGCCCTGTTTGGCTTGAGAA GGAGCAGTTGGCAGGTTGGATGTGCGATGGCAAGTGCACTCGCTGTGGGTGGAGCAATAGCTAAATACACTGGTGCCTATAAACATCCATTCCGCACTGACAGAGTCTTTCTTTGA